One Alkaliphilus sp. B6464 genomic window carries:
- a CDS encoding phosphatase PAP2 family protein codes for MILLKKRWNEYKHFLLLSLYGLLYIWFYYLEKTVVPKYDMFSPMDMKIPFIKEFVIPYLFWYIYMAFGFIYLGIVSKKDYYRLFLFMFFGMVICYAIYGIFPNGQSLRPVITENDIFSRIMKGIYAADTPTNVAPSIHVLNSIAIHVGLIGYEPFKKNMALRITSFILMIIISASTVLVKQHSILDGIWAIALSMVLYVAIYLVPDLVAGRQKAARREKNTSISM; via the coding sequence ATGATTTTACTTAAAAAACGATGGAATGAATATAAACATTTTTTATTACTTTCGTTATATGGACTGCTATATATATGGTTTTACTACTTAGAAAAAACTGTTGTTCCGAAGTATGATATGTTTTCACCTATGGATATGAAAATTCCTTTTATAAAAGAATTTGTTATACCATATTTATTCTGGTACATATATATGGCATTTGGGTTTATTTATTTAGGTATTGTATCAAAAAAGGATTATTATAGACTGTTTTTATTTATGTTCTTTGGTATGGTCATATGTTATGCTATTTATGGGATTTTTCCAAATGGACAAAGTCTACGTCCTGTAATTACTGAAAATGATATTTTCTCAAGGATTATGAAAGGTATTTATGCTGCTGATACACCTACTAATGTGGCACCTAGCATACACGTATTGAATTCTATTGCAATACATGTAGGTTTAATTGGCTACGAACCATTTAAAAAAAATATGGCATTAAGGATAACCTCTTTTATACTTATGATTATAATTAGTGCATCTACAGTATTGGTTAAGCAACATTCTATACTAGATGGAATATGGGCTATAGCACTATCTATGGTGCTTTATGTAGCTATTTATTTAGTTCCAGATTTAGTAGCAGGAAGACAAAAGGCGGCAAGAAGAGAGAAAAATACATCTATATCTATGTAA
- a CDS encoding YajQ family cyclic di-GMP-binding protein gives MAKDNSFDIVSQIDLQEVDNAVNQSMKEISQRFDLKGTNTTVDRSDSEVTINAPDELKLKNVIDILQTKLTQRNISLKALEYRKVEHALGGRAKQVIKLQQGIDKDQAKKITTLIKDSKIKVQASIQGEAVRVSGKNRDDLQAAIQLIREADLPMNLQFTNYR, from the coding sequence ATGGCAAAAGATAACTCTTTTGATATTGTTTCACAAATTGATTTACAAGAGGTAGATAATGCTGTTAATCAATCTATGAAGGAGATTTCTCAGCGCTTTGACTTAAAAGGAACAAATACAACTGTAGACAGAAGTGATTCAGAAGTAACAATTAATGCTCCTGATGAATTAAAGCTTAAAAATGTAATAGATATTCTACAAACCAAACTGACACAAAGAAATATTTCTTTAAAAGCTTTAGAGTATAGAAAAGTAGAGCATGCATTAGGTGGCAGGGCAAAGCAAGTTATTAAGCTTCAACAAGGGATAGATAAGGATCAGGCTAAGAAAATTACTACATTGATAAAGGATTCGAAAATAAAGGTACAAGCTTCTATTCAGGGAGAGGCAGTTAGAGTATCTGGAAAAAATCGCGATGATCTTCAAGCTGCTATACAACTAATAAGGGAAGCTGATCTACCAATGAACCTACAATTTACAAACTATAGATAG